The Eleginops maclovinus isolate JMC-PN-2008 ecotype Puerto Natales chromosome 6, JC_Emac_rtc_rv5, whole genome shotgun sequence DNA segment TTGTATTGTACTGCTACCACTTTTTTGCAGACAATATTACtagaagcaaaacaaagcaaaggttGTCATCTTAATGTGCCCTCACTATTTCATTATGTAATCAGAAAATAAACTACACTTTTATCCCCCTAAACCACCACACAGtaataaagaaggaaagaaagcacGAGTTGTACGCGTTAAGAAAACCTTTAGTTTGCATCAGATTATAGTACACAAGTTCACGTTGTGTGATACAAGACTGTAGtgacaaaaatgtaaagcaacTTGTTGTGGACTTAATGCTGCACAGGATGAACTGGAAATCATCATTTTCGTCTACAGTGCTGTCAAAGGCAGACCGGCTCATTAAGCAGATTGCTGGAGCATCATTCCAGTGTATAAAACGTTCTCACCGCACATAAACTGTAGCTGCCTTGCATTCACACCAAACATCAGGAAGTTGCACCTTTGCTATAAAAACAGTTGAAAGGAGAGTGAAGTTGTCTTAGCTCATGATGTGAGAATCATTActtatatacattatatagaTGAGTTTAAAGCATGAGTATGTGTTCTTTACTtaattttaaaacagtttaaataacaattttGTCAATTTTAACCTGCATTAAGGTTCTTGTacatctgcttttatttaaaacacattttacaggtgtgtttttttttttgttaaatatatatttttttttattgtaaatatttttgaaactATGGTATTGTTTTGGCTTTGTATTAAAACTAAGGGATTGTTTGGCACCAGTATCCAGACCTTTAAAACAATACTGAAGCAAAAATGAcaaattgtcctttttttcccttataGAAAGATGATTGGTATCATAGTAGTATATCCCCATACAGCAATTTCTGACTAATCAAAGGCATCACaccaaaaacagcaatttgGATATTAGACTAAGTGACTGAGGATCTTGTTGGTTTGTCCCGTTAACTGAATGAGAGTGTCTTATAGAGCTGTGAAATTAAAAGATGCTCCTGTGAGATGTTGGAGTGAGAGAGCGCGATCGGAGAGGCTGGAAGTTTGGGTCCCCTCCGGTGCTGGTGGATCCCGGTGCTGCAGCATCTATGTTAGAGGGGGATTCAACCGCCACATCATCCGGCAGCGGAGGAGCTCCCGGGTCTCCAGGCCGCGGGAGGATGGAGGAGGTTGTGGAGGAAACTACCCCGACGCTAGCACCAACCCCAGAGGACAAATTGTCCCCGGTCTGTGTTGATGGAAGGTTAAGTGAGCCTGGTAAGCCTAAAGTAGAGGGGCTTCGTTCTCCGTCGGGGTGGAAGAGCAGGGTGGAGTTATTTGAAAACGACAGGAGAAGGCTGCTGGTTGTGTTTGGTGTGCTGAGGCTGCTTTCAGTCGGGGAACTGGAAGCCACTGCTGTGCATCAAAGGATGGAAAAAAGACTAAGTAAAGCATCAAGAACATATACTAGATTTGAAGTACACAACAGATTTAATTGGCCTACTAACCTCTTAGAGACTCGATCTTCTCGTTTTTGGATTTTTGCACCTCATCTGTGATTTTGGTGATGATAAAGTTTTGTGAGCGTGACTCTCTTATGGAGTCAATCAAGGCATCAAGGCCTCGGGGGTGCTCAGCCAACATGTCCAACATCATGGCTGTCCTCTTGCTCTGTGTGGTCCTGCAGCTGACTTCCTCTGCATCGTCTCGTGTCAAGATCCTGCGGGAGCGCAGGAAGTCGAGGTGGCGTTCGGCTCTGATCTTTTCGCAGAGGTAGTGCCGCAGTCTGATCAGCACCTGGAGGCAAAAAGGGAACAGAGTGAGCGGTACAGGTCCTAAAAAGAAGGGGGAACTTTTTGCATAGGGTAGGGAAGGCAGGACCATATGCAGGTTTTTCCCCAACAACTACTACAGCAGATAATCTGTTTTGATTGTGGATGTCTGAAATATATGGCACATATTTAAAGTTGTCTATTGCTGTGTTAGCTCAGACTGAGCAACCCTGTcagtatttacaaaaaatgttactcaaactCCAATCTGTGTGTCCATTATGTTGTTCATGTCCTACTAGTGGTGTCATTTTACAGCACTAGTACTCtatgagtatttccatgtaatGCTCCTTTTtaatactccactacatttaaaaaggtaaatatgtTAGTTTTTACTCCAGTTTGAAGCTTAAGTTAACAACCAAACAAACTTCTAAAGTATGTTATAGAGGTTAAGCAATCAGCAAAAACAGTGATGAACACATAAGTACTGATGCTAATCAACTTTcactaaacatttaaatgcagggattttacttgtaacagtgtATGTATTGCTAAAGTAACCTTTAAGTATTATTTAATAGTACCCTACTAATTAACCATAGAGAAGTGAGTGTTGCAGTGGGTACAATGAAGGTGTGGTGAGGTATTTCCTCCTTTAACAGGCCTTTATCGCCAAACAAGGCACAGTCAGCATAGTTTTAAACCGGTATGTTTTTTACACATAACTGAACCAATCATAATGACTCTATATTGGTAAGCGTGATTTGGCTGATATATCCTACTCACGTCTTTTTTAATCTCTGCCATTTCATCTTCAGTGAGGTGAGGAACGTCCATCCCTCTGACACGTAAAGTGAAAATCCAGGTGTTCCGGTTGACAAATAACGAAAAGATAAGCTAATAAGATAGTAATAATGAAACTAACTACATCGACAGGTCAAACGTGCGCGTTAACAAATGTTGCTCCTCATTATTTGTCGGTAAAGTGTCGTGTCCACTCTCCATTCAATTTTAATTTTTCGGAAAATCCCCGGACTTCCTGATTCTGTGGAGGTTTACGTCGACACCAGAAGAGAAGTACAGACAGAAAACCTGTTTCACACTAAGAGCTGAATTAGTTagctatattttaaaatgtattacataaaGATAAAACGTCTCTTATAACATAACTTTAAGTTACAGTTATATTGTtaagtgtatttgttttgattcgTGTTGATTACTTGCAAGAGAGTTTCGATGTTTATACAGGTGATGTGCAATTCCGGTGTAGTCCGCTGGGCGTCGCTGTTCTCTTGTTATAGCCATAATATCTTTACCAccagtggtggaggaagcagCCTCTGGAAGGAACAGTACACTGTAATACTTTGATATAAGCAAAAGTTCTGCATTTAAAGGGTTACCTAAGCAAACGTATAATCACAAAACTTTATTTGGGTAGTTACAATTATATAGGCTACTCAATGTTTAAAAAGATCCCCTGTGACTGTAGACTATAATATCATTAGATTATTCCTAGcaatgcatttattaaaaaagcagTATTCTACTATTGTATTTGGAGCTCACTTTCAACTTTTAATCAATGGATCAATCTGCCAATTATTCTTCCAATTAATTGACTTATTGTATGGTTTGTAAAAGTCTGAAATTAGTGGGAAATGCTGTCACCATTAACCAGCGCCTCAAGAATGTGTATTTGGTCTAACCA contains these protein-coding regions:
- the bcl10 gene encoding B-cell lymphoma/leukemia 10 isoform X1, producing MDVPHLTEDEMAEIKKDVLIRLRHYLCEKIRAERHLDFLRSRRILTRDDAEEVSCRTTQSKRTAMMLDMLAEHPRGLDALIDSIRESRSQNFIITKITDEVQKSKNEKIESLRAVASSSPTESSLSTPNTTSSLLLSFSNNSTLLFHPDGERSPSTLGLPGSLNLPSTQTGDNLSSGVGASVGVVSSTTSSILPRPGDPGAPPLPDDVAVESPSNIDAAAPGSTSTGGDPNFQPLRSRSLTPTSHRSIF
- the bcl10 gene encoding B-cell lymphoma/leukemia 10 isoform X2; protein product: MDVPHLTEDEMAEIKKDVLIRLRHYLCEKIRAERHLDFLRSRRILTRDDAEEVSCRTTQSKRTAMMLDMLAEHPRGLDALIDSIRESRSQNFIITKITDEVQKSKNEKIESLRVASSSPTESSLSTPNTTSSLLLSFSNNSTLLFHPDGERSPSTLGLPGSLNLPSTQTGDNLSSGVGASVGVVSSTTSSILPRPGDPGAPPLPDDVAVESPSNIDAAAPGSTSTGGDPNFQPLRSRSLTPTSHRSIF